TTATCTCCCAGAGCTTCTTCTGCACCGATAAAGGGCGGTAGCCATCAAAAACTTTCAGCCTCAGATTGTACTTTTTCATAAGCTCCATTTCAGCTTCATGGAGCTTCAAGGCCGCGGCTTTTCTTAAATATACGTTTGCCGTGGGATAAAGAACCTTATGCGTAAAATTATCAGGCGTTGCATAGCGGACATCCGTTGCAATTGTTGAATCCACCGATTTCAACAGTACAATGGACGTATCGCTGCGAGCTTTTAACGAATCCGTCTGAGCGGATAAAAAGGAACTGAAAACAAAAAGAAAAACAGGCACACAGTAGAATTTGCGGCTCATATATTATCCTATTTTTGTTTTTTCAGAACTAATCCCGTCTTGGGAACAAGCTTCACTTCTTTTGAAACTGTAGTGAGCGCCTCAATTCCTGCCTTATCGGCATCAACCAGTACGTCATAGCTGCCTTCAGGCAGACTGAACTTTACGTCCCCTGAGTTCTCAGCGTTAAAAAGGACCACAAAATCATCGCCTTCAAATGAATTCTTAAAGCCGAAGGCAAAAGCTTTGCCGGGCACTTCAATAAAAGAGACGTCTTCATATGCTGCACGCCTGAAAGCAGGGTAAGTGCTTCTTAATTTAATAAGGCCTTTGTAAAAGTCAACAAGGTCCTTATTCATATCGGCGTGCTTAAAATTTATATAGTTTGTTTCGTTGTCTTTATTGTAGCTGTTATGATCGATACGGCCTCTTTCCTCATCCGGTTCTTTTACATTTAGGGGAATAACCTTGCTGCGGGCAAATTCCTGTCCTTCCGAGATCATAGTCATTCCCTGGGAAGTAAAGAGGAAGAGTGCCGCCAGCTTGTTCAGCTTCAGCTGCATGGGGCTCAGCTTTGCATTCTGATCTATGTCTTTTATAATCTGGTCTGCTGCAACTTCTTTTGTTCCAATTCTAATAAAGTCACCAAGTGTATAGCCGTCGTGGCTTTCAAGGTAGTTAACAGAATGTTCTTTTTTCTGGAAAAGTCCCAGGCTGTCGCGCACGAGTGTGCCGTTTACATAAGATTTAATTCTTCCCATGTTATTATTGCCGTACCATTTGCCGAAAATCCAGCCGTGGCCGTTCAAGGGGTTTTCGCCCTTAACGCCGTTTCTGATCTGGTCATTCCAGCTTCCCCAGCCTCTTAAGGAAAATCCCTGCGGGTCGTAGCCGCCGCCCCAGGGTTCAGCAACAATTACAACGTTAGGGTTAACCTTCTTAGCTTCCCTTATAATTTCCTCAACAGTTTCCCAGTCGATCAGTTTGCCCAAGTCGAAGCGGAAGCCATCAACGTGGTATTCCTTCATCCAGAAAAGGATGCTTTCAACGATCATGCGTCTTGCCATTGGGCGTTCGGTCTTAAAGTCGTTGCCGCAGCCGCTTTCGGCCCTGTAGCGGCCCCTGTCGTCGAACCTGAAATAGTAGGTTGAATCAATCTCCTTCAGGTTGCCGAACTCATATTCGGAGATATGGTTATAAACGACGTCCATAATAACGGCAATCCCCTCTTTGTGGAAAGCCTTAACCATATCCTTGAACTGATTAACCTGTTTAACTTCCTGGCCCGTCCAGCTGTTCCACTTAAATTCTGTTTCGGTAAAGTAAGCATCGGGGGCAAAGAAACTGGCAGTCATATATCCCCAGTGGTTGCGGGCGTAGGGGTTCCAGGTATTAAAGCGTCCTGCCATTGAATCCCTGTATGGGATTTCGACGTTTGCAAATTCCTGTGCCGGGAGGAGCTCCACTGTATTAACGCCCAGATCCTTCACATAATTAAGGCCCCCTTTCATCCCCTTTTCAATAAGGCCTCTGTAGGTGCCGGGTTCTTTAGCGCCGGAGGAAGGGTGGGCGGTCATATCCCTCAGGTGCATCTCATAGATTATAAGGTCGCGCCAGTCGCGTTCAATTACCTCATCGCCTTCCCAGTCGTAATTGTCGTCTTTAACCACGATAGCCAGTCGGGGATTCATATAGGTGTTGAAGCTAGTAACAGCCTTTGCGTAAGGGTCGAGGCAGATCACGTCCTGGTGATTCTGTCCCTGCCGCATAGTCTTAAAGCCGTAGAAAAGTCCGTACTGTTCGCCGTCGAGGATAGTTTCCCAGACGCCCATAGTATCGCTTTTCATTTGGTAGGAGTTGGAGGATTTATCCCCCGGTTTTTTGAAAGTAACGAGAGTTACCCGGTCTGCCGTAGGGGCAAAGAGCCTGAAATAAGTTTTCCCGTTCTCAACGAAGGACCCCAGCTTTTTATCTGAGCAGTAGTGGTTCAGGTCCGACTGAATTATTTTTTTCGACTCTTCAAGAGTCAGTATATCATTTTCTTTATTACCGGCAATATACACAGATGCACCAAAATTAATTGAGTTAGAAAATAGAATTAAAGTTAAGGTCAGGATGTTGAGTATTGTTTTCATTATTAAACTTTTTGTTTTTATGAGATAAACATAACGAATAAATTCAAAATGATAAAGATTCACAAAAATAAAAGGTTTAGTAAAGTATTATCGGATTTTGGGAGGATTTTTTAATACCCCGGGGGGGATAAACCCATCCCAAAAGTAATGCCCTAACTTTAATTTAAGCAATCAGTATAGAACAAAGTATTTTGGGATTTGGTTCATCGCATGGCGGGAAATGCAGGGGCAAGGAGGTCTTGCCCCTGAAATTGTGAATTTTACTTGAGGAGCATCATTTTTCCGCTCTTAACGAAATCATTTGCCCTAAGTTCATAGATATATGTCCCGCTCGGGAGGTTTGAGGCATTAAACTCCACAGAATACCTCCCCTGCTCCTTATACTCATTTACAAGAGTAGTAACTTCCTTTCCCAGCATGTCAAAGATCTTAAGAGTCACCCTTGAAGTCTTCGGGATCTCATAGTTTATGACTGTAGAGGGATTGAAGGGATTGGGGTAGTTCTGGCTTAAAGCATACTCCACAGGAGCAGTTTCACTTTCCACAAGTTCCTTCTCTGGCTTCTCTGCTTTTCCCTTTCCAGAGTTTAAGAGATATACATCCATATTGTTTACAATTAGGTTTTCTTTCCCAATTCCATCAACACTTACTCTTAGGTATGCCTTAAGCTTGCCAAGTCTGTTTGCGACCTTCAGAGTCTTTTCTTCTGACGTGGAGTCCATCTTTCCAAGACTTCCTTCATAGACTTTCTGGAGTATTTTTTCACTTCCTTCTTCCACCAGTTCAAGCCTGAGCTTAAGGTCACCATTCCATCCTGTTTTCTTAACCCGGAGATTAGTGGAAAAGGAGGCATCCTTGTCAAATGTGAAGCCTTCAGTCCTCATAAATGAGAAGAGGGGAGTTCCTTTCTTATTTAATGAATCGGGATTATAGAATGAAAGGCTACTGCCCTTAAAGTTTCCCATCTGGACGACGAGTCTTCCCGGAGTTTTATTTGTGGTGTCAATTATCTCAATTCTCCTGAATGTTTTTACGTTTTCCATGCCTTGTGAGGCAGTTACGTTCTCAGAAGATGACTTAAGTTCATATGAAAGCCCTGAACGGGTATTATTAACTGTCTGCATGGCTACCTGGTATGGCATAGCGCTTCCCTTGGAGACAACGTAAGTTACACTTCCGGCAGGAGCTTTCTCAAGAGAGTTTGGATATTTTATCGGAGCCGAAGGTGTAATATATGTTATCCCATTCCATGAAGTGCCGTTTGTAGAAACCATGTTGTAGAGTCCTACCAGTTCTGCAGGGCTGTAGAAAATGGAGACACCGCCATCAGGATTGGTATTGTTTATATTTTCATGGCCTGAGACCGTAGTATAGACAATTGAAGGCTCATAAATGGCCTCATCCCTGAATGTGCTTATGCCTGAAAAAACGCCGTTTTTGTAGCTTCTGTGAAAAGATGCGGAGTTATTACCGTAGTAGTCATCATAAGCGATCCAGCTTATGTGTGTTCTTCCTGCTCCGTCAACAGCCACCTGCGAATAGACGGGGGCTAAGGGGATCTGGCTTGAAGAATACACATTTGCAACCATATCCCACGATGTGCCATAATAATCAAAGCTATAGAGGTTTACCTGAACTGATCCGGAACTCCTTGTTGCAGAGACCATAAATTTCCAGAGATCAGGGTTCCATGCTATGGAAGGATTGTTATCCATTATTGGTGTGCTAATAGAAACCGGCCCTCCATAGTAGAAACTGTTTCCGCAGTCTTCCGAGTACTTATAATGCATCTGGTATCTTCCTGAGTACATTTTCTTATAAGCTACAAGTACGCCATAATCATCTGAAGAAACGCCAATTGAGGGCTGGAGGTCCACAGTTGAGGCATCTGAATCCAGAAGAAGAGGTTCTCCGGGGTTTTGGAGTGACTTTATATAGAGGTTCCTTGTACTTCCAGAAGTCTCCTGCCATACACAGAAAACATCATTAAAGGGATAAACTTCTTCTGAAGATGCAATGGATGGAGACGTGGCTGTTCCCGTTCCCGAGACAAGCTGTTCGGCTGACCAGGTCGCTCCCCCGTCAGTTGAAGTGGTATACCACACTTTTCCCACTGATTCATATACCATATGAAGTTTCCCTCCCAAGTCTTTTGCAATCTTCCTCTGGCTTCCGCTGCCCCCGGTGGCATTTAGTGTGGTTGAAAGAAGGTGCCCTTTATAATTGGCGGTTACAGATGCATCTGTCTGTTGGAAAATAACCGGAGTAGTTAAACTGCTGAAGTTTACAAGGGCGCCTGTAGCACTCCAGTTCGAGAAATAAAATCTGTGTGTCTTTCCTGTCTGCGGGAGTGTCAAATCATAAAAAGGTTTCGCCGAAATTGAATAATATGGCATTTTAATTTGACTAAGGATGTTTCCACCTTGATTCAGGAAGACTCCCTTATATAGCTTTCCATTTTCAGTATTAATATCAGTATCAACTGTAAACGGTACTTTCCTTGGTGCAAATGAAGGATTCAAACTGCTGTTATATGATCCCTTTTCATCAGTTTTGTCATAAAGCCAGGGATCTGCAAACTCGACAGAATTATCTTGGGGACTAACAGTAATACCGGGATCTTCAAAGACATTTTGGATTGTGGCTTTTTTTGCACTCATAAATGTAGCAATATATTGCTTTTGATAAGTTCCTTTTCCCGTAGGGTTAAGAGCAGCATATGTTGAATAATTATCATACTTAACTAAACCACCATCATTCTTAATAGAATAGAATTTTTTTGTATCTGTGATATACCGTGCATCAACTTTAATATAAATATTATCCGCTGGCGATATCGCAATTGGACGCCACCCCGACCATGTAGATTTCCATTGCCCATTCACCCACAAGCTCCAATAGTTAATATCATTATCATAATTATTATTATTTTCATCACGATATGTCACATTAATATGTGCATAACTAGAAAAACTATATGTGACCACTGTAGGTAGACTTTCTTTATAGCCACTCTTAAATGCTGATGCCTTTATAGTAGCATCGGCGTTCAGAGTAAATGAGCTGGTATATTGAGTTGAGTTTGATGTTGGTGTTGAGCCGTCCATCGTGTACCTGATAGTGACCCCCTGCTCCGGGCTCTGCATAGTAACCGTAATTGGGTCGGAATACTGATTAGTTCCCGGACTGATAGCTACAGGAAGACATTGGCCTTGACTTGATATTTGAAATGGATCACTAAAGCCGTAATCATTTCCCATGTCATGCATTCTTATTCTGTAAGTACTTGCAGGAATGTCTGAAGGGATGTTCCATGTAAACTCATTAAGCGTCCCCTGGTTGCTATTTACAGATGTTGTTGATGTAAGGTTTTTAATAACGTTATTGGACATATCCACAAGTTCAATTGATATATAACCGAATTTATTATCTGTCCATTTAATTGTTTGAGTAGTCCCGAATTGCCATGCTATGCCTGCTTTTGGCGAAGTTATTGTAAAGAGCCTGTTAACATCCCACCCCATGTCCATTAATGCAGATATTACAATTTCACCCGGAGAATGAATTGCTTCGGCATATCCGGTCCCAGGTGTCATTAACGAGTTTGATGAACCTGCCGGATAAGTGTCTTCATCCAAATGATAGGTACTCGATCCGGAGGACCATTCCGAAGGGCCGTATAAACGTGGAAGATTACTGCTTCCCGTCATTCTCATTGCATTACTCCCATTAAAAAAAACATTCCCGCCCTTTAAGAATGCTCCAAGATCAGTTGAAGGATTTCCATAAACCGAAGGATTATCAACTACTGAATTCTGATAATTATTTGCCACGTAACAATCAAATATCCAGGGATATTTTTGAGTACCGATCACTTCTCCCCAGCTCCCAGTTCCATCGCTGGATACCTGGAACGAACCAGTAAATCCAAGCCCGTGAATTATTTCATGCATCATAACTGTCATAAGATCAGTTTTATCCGTTGGCGTGTTGCCGTCAATTCCATAATACCACGGCTGTGTTTTGTTAAAGGTAATAGTAATCTCAGGATTAGAACCATTTTGATCGTGCTGGCTTAATTTATTGGCAAGTGTAACAGGATATATTACATTCTGTTTTATTCCCTCTGTAATAAAGTTAATATATTTTTCAGGATTATTTGTAACAGCATTCACATTGTTATCCTTAAGGTCTTCCCATTTAACCTGTATTGTTATTGCCGGCTGTGATGTATTATTGGGATATCCAGTATCAATAATGTAGGACCAGATTTTTGCAGCCTCATTTATTGCGGCTTTTGCATTTTCAGGAACAGCTGCATCAAAAACAACTGTAAATTGTGAAGTAGGTGATGAATTTATCAGATCCCTGTTTAAGTATATTGATGGTGCCGGAACTTTCGTGTACGTATTAGTATGTTTTGCTATGTTTATACTTTGAGTTTGATATCTCATCTGGGCAAAAGAATGTGTTGCCAGGTTTAGAAGAATGAGGACTAATAAAATTCTTTTCATATTACCTCTAAATTAATTGGTTTAAGATTTTGAAATGTTTTAGTATCTTTAAACCGCAGACAAAAAGGCGCCAGAGCAGCCGGCCAGGCTGCTTAAACTCCAAAGTTAGCCTTATTTTGTGTGCAGTTAATCCGTGCCGGTGCTGCGAACGCCGGCACGGAATTTTATTGGGGGCCTATCCTCCTCTTTCTTTAATTTCTTTTACCCACAGCAACGGCAACTTTATTGTTCAGTATGCCTACTGCCGCTATTGTATTTCCTTTTACATCAAGTGAGCTTATTACATCCCAATGGTCTGAAAATTCCGGGTACACCATCCAGTCAATACCGTTATAATGAGCCAAAAGGCCCATTGCTCCTGAAACAAAGATGTCATTTAATGCGCTGCCGCGTACCACGTCAATAAATTTATTTGTCACAAGACCGGCATCTTTCCATCTTCCCGGAGTGTAATAATAAAGTCCTGTTCCTGCCACATATACCGGATACCCTCTGTGTGTCCAGACCGAAGATGGCTCCATACCCGCATTAAAACTGATGAAATCAGCCTGATCATTGCCGGATATACAGATCAGCTTTGAGGCTTTAATGTCAGAAGGAAATGTAAGCGGGCAGTACACGGTTTTTTCCCCTGTTATCTCGTCTTTATAGCCACAGATGTCTGCAGTAAATCCATTTGAGACTTCGGTCAGAAGCTTCCAACTTTTGCCGTCGTACTTTAATACAGATCCATTCTCACCGGCAAAGTACATATCGGATGAACTTGTTCCCCAGATCTTTCTTATCCATGTATGCATTTCCGGATAATTCTCTTCTTCACCATAAAAAAACCAGTTCTTTCCGTCCCCATGCGCTGGTGTATTATTCCCTACCCAAACATCAGATTTTGAAAATGCAAAGATTGAATATAATACACCATAGATACTTCCCTTGTAAAGAGCAGCATCATCACTCCACTTCAACCCATCCCATTTTACAAGGTTGTAGTATTTTTCAACACCAGATTCATTCCTGGTAAAGTTTCCGCTTACCCAGATATTGTTTTCATCGATTATTGCTACATCCCAGGGACTGTCAAACCCAGCCTCCCCGATGTAATGTACCTGCCAGCTTACATGGTGGCTTGTAGGGCTGAGTGTTGAGGCAATGACCTTTTCACTATGCTTTTGGAAGCCTACCCCCCCGGACTCCGCAACCTGGTAGGTATACTTTGTGTTGGGGCTGAGCAGAGTGTCACAGATGACAGTATCTCTTGAAGCCCTAAGTTTCATAACAGAAAAGCCGTTCCTTTTGAGCGTTATTTCTTCATTTCTGAACCGGTCGCCTGTTTTTATCCTGAGGTAAACTTCCTTTGAAGAGGTATCGAGTACACTTAGCTCAAACTTACCGCTTTCAGATACCGGTGGATCTAATAGATTGCAGCTATTCAGGCAGAATAGAAAAAAGAATGAAAAAAGGGCTTTAGTGTATCGCATTTTGATTCCAAAAGAATTTGTTATCACAGATGAAATTAGAAAGAAACCTATTTCAGACATATATCTAATTAAAAGCCGGTCTGAAAAATATTTTCTTTTTACTTATATATATATGGTGACGGAAGGCAAATTCGGAAAAATTTACAAAGAAAAAAGAGAAAAAAAAAAAAAAAAAAAAAAATAATCAGATTTTTATTGCCTGAATACCGATCTGATATAATTTTCTTCGGTACTTGGGAATATTTCATGCTAATTCAGCCTAAATTAAAAGATTCTTGTAAAGCCCGGGAATTTCACTAACTCTCATACCTGAAAGATATTTTTTACTTTTTTATCAGTTTCCGGTCAGAGCCTATGAAGGGATGAATAAACGGATAGTTCAGGAATTTGTGTTAATTTTCCTGGGGGAATGGAGTTTAGACTAGCAGCTCAATATTGGCAGGAACAGACTTATTGTCTGCTCCTGCTTTTTTATGTCACTTAATGTACATCATCTTTTTTGTTGCCGTGTAGCTTCCGGCTTTAAGCTGGTAGTAGTATGTGCCTGAAGGAAGGTTGTAGCTT
The DNA window shown above is from Ignavibacteria bacterium and carries:
- a CDS encoding M15 family metallopeptidase; protein product: MSRKFYCVPVFLFVFSSFLSAQTDSLKARSDTSIVLLKSVDSTIATDVRYATPDNFTHKVLYPTANVYLRKAAALKLHEAEMELMKKYNLRLKVFDGYRPLSVQKKLWEIMPDSRYVANPKNGSRHNRGAAVDLTLIDSTGRELEMGTPYDDFTDKAHRDYRDLPENVLKNRKLLEDIMVKYGFEPLSTEWWHFDYSGWKNYSILDEEIR
- a CDS encoding pullulanase, yielding MKTILNILTLTLILFSNSINFGASVYIAGNKENDILTLEESKKIIQSDLNHYCSDKKLGSFVENGKTYFRLFAPTADRVTLVTFKKPGDKSSNSYQMKSDTMGVWETILDGEQYGLFYGFKTMRQGQNHQDVICLDPYAKAVTSFNTYMNPRLAIVVKDDNYDWEGDEVIERDWRDLIIYEMHLRDMTAHPSSGAKEPGTYRGLIEKGMKGGLNYVKDLGVNTVELLPAQEFANVEIPYRDSMAGRFNTWNPYARNHWGYMTASFFAPDAYFTETEFKWNSWTGQEVKQVNQFKDMVKAFHKEGIAVIMDVVYNHISEYEFGNLKEIDSTYYFRFDDRGRYRAESGCGNDFKTERPMARRMIVESILFWMKEYHVDGFRFDLGKLIDWETVEEIIREAKKVNPNVVIVAEPWGGGYDPQGFSLRGWGSWNDQIRNGVKGENPLNGHGWIFGKWYGNNNMGRIKSYVNGTLVRDSLGLFQKKEHSVNYLESHDGYTLGDFIRIGTKEVAADQIIKDIDQNAKLSPMQLKLNKLAALFLFTSQGMTMISEGQEFARSKVIPLNVKEPDEERGRIDHNSYNKDNETNYINFKHADMNKDLVDFYKGLIKLRSTYPAFRRAAYEDVSFIEVPGKAFAFGFKNSFEGDDFVVLFNAENSGDVKFSLPEGSYDVLVDADKAGIEALTTVSKEVKLVPKTGLVLKKQK
- a CDS encoding T9SS type A sorting domain-containing protein — translated: MKRILLVLILLNLATHSFAQMRYQTQSINIAKHTNTYTKVPAPSIYLNRDLINSSPTSQFTVVFDAAVPENAKAAINEAAKIWSYIIDTGYPNNTSQPAITIQVKWEDLKDNNVNAVTNNPEKYINFITEGIKQNVIYPVTLANKLSQHDQNGSNPEITITFNKTQPWYYGIDGNTPTDKTDLMTVMMHEIIHGLGFTGSFQVSSDGTGSWGEVIGTQKYPWIFDCYVANNYQNSVVDNPSVYGNPSTDLGAFLKGGNVFFNGSNAMRMTGSSNLPRLYGPSEWSSGSSTYHLDEDTYPAGSSNSLMTPGTGYAEAIHSPGEIVISALMDMGWDVNRLFTITSPKAGIAWQFGTTQTIKWTDNKFGYISIELVDMSNNVIKNLTSTTSVNSNQGTLNEFTWNIPSDIPASTYRIRMHDMGNDYGFSDPFQISSQGQCLPVAISPGTNQYSDPITVTMQSPEQGVTIRYTMDGSTPTSNSTQYTSSFTLNADATIKASAFKSGYKESLPTVVTYSFSSYAHINVTYRDENNNNYDNDINYWSLWVNGQWKSTWSGWRPIAISPADNIYIKVDARYITDTKKFYSIKNDGGLVKYDNYSTYAALNPTGKGTYQKQYIATFMSAKKATIQNVFEDPGITVSPQDNSVEFADPWLYDKTDEKGSYNSSLNPSFAPRKVPFTVDTDINTENGKLYKGVFLNQGGNILSQIKMPYYSISAKPFYDLTLPQTGKTHRFYFSNWSATGALVNFSSLTTPVIFQQTDASVTANYKGHLLSTTLNATGGSGSQRKIAKDLGGKLHMVYESVGKVWYTTSTDGGATWSAEQLVSGTGTATSPSIASSEEVYPFNDVFCVWQETSGSTRNLYIKSLQNPGEPLLLDSDASTVDLQPSIGVSSDDYGVLVAYKKMYSGRYQMHYKYSEDCGNSFYYGGPVSISTPIMDNNPSIAWNPDLWKFMVSATRSSGSVQVNLYSFDYYGTSWDMVANVYSSSQIPLAPVYSQVAVDGAGRTHISWIAYDDYYGNNSASFHRSYKNGVFSGISTFRDEAIYEPSIVYTTVSGHENINNTNPDGGVSIFYSPAELVGLYNMVSTNGTSWNGITYITPSAPIKYPNSLEKAPAGSVTYVVSKGSAMPYQVAMQTVNNTRSGLSYELKSSSENVTASQGMENVKTFRRIEIIDTTNKTPGRLVVQMGNFKGSSLSFYNPDSLNKKGTPLFSFMRTEGFTFDKDASFSTNLRVKKTGWNGDLKLRLELVEEGSEKILQKVYEGSLGKMDSTSEEKTLKVANRLGKLKAYLRVSVDGIGKENLIVNNMDVYLLNSGKGKAEKPEKELVESETAPVEYALSQNYPNPFNPSTVINYEIPKTSRVTLKIFDMLGKEVTTLVNEYKEQGRYSVEFNASNLPSGTYIYELRANDFVKSGKMMLLK